A single genomic interval of Gossypium raimondii isolate GPD5lz chromosome 11, ASM2569854v1, whole genome shotgun sequence harbors:
- the LOC105761139 gene encoding FACT complex subunit SPT16 produces MADHRGANGQAPNGTAPGTGSVYSINLDNFSKRLKALYSHWNEHKPELWGSSDVFAVATPPTSEDLRYLKSSALNVWLLGYEFPETIIVFTKKQIHFLCSQKKVSLLEVVKKSAKEAVGADVVMHVKAKSDDGIASMDSIFRSIRVQYKGNENDAPNFGYIAREASEGKLLETWAEQLKSAGFQLTDVTNGLSDLFAVKDKEEVMNVKKAAYLSYNVMNNIVIPRLESVIDEEKKITHATLMDETEKAIVNPQLAKVKLKPENVDICYPPIFQSGGEFDLRPSAASNEENLYYDSASVILCAVGARYNSYCSNIARTFLIDATPLQSKAYGVLLKAHEAAIGMLKPGRKCSAAYQAALSIVEKEAPDWIPNLTKSAGTGIGLEFRESGLNLNGKNDRLVKAGMVFNVSVGFQNLQCESKKPKSSVFSLLLADTVIVGEQNTEVVTGKCSKAVKDVAYSFNEDEEEEEKSVKTEANGFEPFMSKTVLRSDNHEISKEELRRQHQAELARQKNEETARRLAGGPGNGDNRSVAKSSTDLIAYKNVNDLPPPRDFMIQIDQKNEAVLLPIYGSMVPFHVATIRTVSSQQDTNRNCFIRIIFNVPGTPFSPHDLNSSKNQGAIYLKEVSFRSKDPRHISEVVQQIKTLRRQVVARESEKAERATLVTQEKLQLAGNRFKPIRLSDLWIRPVFGGRGRKIPGTLEAHVNGFRYSTTRADERVDIMYGNIKHAFFQPAEKEMITLVHFHLHNHIMVGNKKTKDVQFYVEVMDVVQTLGGGKRSAYDPDEIEEEQRERDRKNKINMDFQSFVNRVNDLWGQPQFNGLDLEFDQPLRELGFHGVPYKASAFIVPTSSCLVELVETPFLVVTLSEIEIVNLERVGLGQKNFDMTIVFKDFKKDVLRIDSIPSTSLDGIKEWLDTTDIKYYESRLNLNWRQILKTITDDPQSFIENGGWEFLNLEASDSDSEQSEESDQGYEPSDVEPESESEDDDSDSESLVESEDEEEEESEEDSEEEKGKTWEELEREASNADREKGNESDSEEERRRRKMKAFGKSRAPPSSSIPKRSKLR; encoded by the coding sequence ATGGCTGATCATCGAGGTGCAAATGGCCAGGCTCCTAATGGGACAGCTCCTGGAACAGGAAGTGTTTACTCTATTAATCTGGACAATTTCAGCAAACGTCTGAAGGCTTTGTATTCACACTGGAATGAACACAAACCCGAGCTCTGGGGCTCTTCTGATGTCTTTGCAGTAGCTACACCACCAACTTCAGAAGATCTGCGATATCTGAAATCATCGGCTTTGAACGTTTGGTTGCTGGGTTATGAGTTTCCTGAGACTATAATTGTCTTCACAAAGAAGCAGATTCATTTCTTGTGTAGCCAGAAGAAAGTTTCTCTTCTTGAAGTTGTGAAGAAATCCGCCAAGGAGGCTGTGGGCGCTGATGTTGTGATGCATGTGAAGGCAAAGAGTGATGATGGGATTGCGTCGATGGACTCTATATTTCGGTCCATCAGGGTACAATACaagggaaatgaaaatgatgctCCTAATTTTGGTTACATAGCTCGAGAGGCTTCTGAAGGAAAGCTTTTAGAGACATGGGCTGAACAACTAAAAAGTGCTGGTTTTCAGCTTACTGATGTAACCAATGGGTTATCTGACCTGTTTGCTGTGAAGGACAAAGAGGAGGTTATGAATGTCAAGAAAGCTGCTTATTTAAGTTACAATGTGATGAACAATATTGTAATTCCAAGGCTTGAGAGTGTAATTGATGAGGAGAAGAAAATTACTCATGCCACCTTGATGGATGAAACGGAGAAAGCCATAGTGAATCCACAGCTTGCCAAAGTAAAGCTTAAGCCAGAGAATGTTGATATTTGTtaccctcccatatttcaaaGTGGGGGTGAGTTTGATCTCAGACCTAGTGCTGCAAGCAATGAAGAGAACCTGTACTATGATTCTGCCAGTGTTATCTTATGTGCGGTTGGAGCTCGCTATAACAGTTATTGCTCAAATATTGCCAGGACTTTCTTGATTGATGCCACTCCACTTCAGAGCAAGGCATATGGGGTTCTTCTTAAGGCCCATGAAGCTGCAATTGGTATGTTGAAGCCTGGGAGAAAATGTAGTGCTGCGTATCAAGCTGCACTTTCAATTGTTGAGAAGGAGGCTCCTGACTGGATTCCCAATCTAACAAAATCTGCTGGTACAGGAATCGGTCTTGAGTTTCGTGAGTCAGGCCTTAATCTCAATGGGAAGAATGACCGTCTGGTCAAAGCAGGGATGGTTTTCAATGTGTCAGTCGGTTTTCAGAACTTGCAGTGTGAGAGTAAGAAACCAAAGAGCAGTGTTTTTTCTCTCTTACTTGCTGATACAGTTATTGTTGGTGAACAAAATACGGAAGTGGTGACTGGCAAATGTTCCAAGGCTGTTAAGGATGTAGCTTACTCATTCAATGAGgatgaggaagaagaagaaaagtcTGTGAAGACTGAAGCTAATGGCTTCGAGCCCTTCATGTCTAAGACGGTGCTTAGGTCAGATAATCATGAGATCTCAAAGGAGGAGTTAAGGAGGCAGCACCAAGCAGAACTTGCTCGtcaaaagaatgaagaaacaGCTAGGCGGCTTGCTGGTGGTCCTGGGAATGGAGACAACCGTTCAGTTGCCAAGTCTTCAACTGATTTGATTGCCTATAAGAATGTGAACGACCTGCCCCCTCCTAGAgattttatgattcaaattgaccaaaagAATGAGGCTGTGCTCTTGCCAATTTATGGCAGTATGGTGCCTTTCCATGTGGCTACTATAAGGACGGTTTCCAGCCAGCAGGATACCAACAGAAATTGCTTTATCCGGATTATATTTAATGTTCCAGGGACTCCTTTCAGTCCTCATGATTTGAACTCTTCAAAGAATCAAGGAGCAATATATCTGAAAGAAGTCTCATTCCGCTCCAAGGATCCAAGGCACATAAGTGAAGTGGTACAGCAGATTAAAACTCTTCGTCGGCAAGTCGTGGCCAGGGAATCTGAGAAAGCTGAGAGGGCAACCTTGGTTACTCAGGAAAAACTTCAACTTGCAGGGAACAGGTTCAAGCCTATACGGTTGTCTGACCTTTGGATACGCCCTGTTTTTGGTGGTCGTGGGAGAAAGATTCCAGGAACACTGGAAGCTCATGTTAATGGTTTTCGGTATTCTACCACTAGAGCTGATGAGCGCGTTGACATCATGTATGGAAACATAAAGCATGCATTCTTCCAGCCTGCAGAGAAAGAGATGATCACTCTTGTTCACTTTCATCTGCACAACCATATAATGGTGGGGAACAAAAAAACCAAGGACGTCCAGTTTTATGTTGAGGTTATGGATGTAGTCCAGACATTGGGAGGGGGAAAGAGGTCTGCTTATGACCCTGATGAGATTGAAGAAGAGCAAAGGGAGAGGGATAGGAAGAATAAGATCAACATGGATTTTCAGAGTTTTGTGAACCGGGTAAATGATCTATGGGGGCAGCCTCAGTTCAATGGTCTTGACCTTGAGTTTGATCAACCGCTTAGAGAACTTGGCTTCCATGGGGTCCCCTACAAAGCATCAGCTTTTATTGTGCCAACGTCAAGCTGTTTAGTTGAGTTGGTAGAGACTCCTTTCCTTGTGGTCACCTTGAGCGAGATTGAGATCGTGAATCTGGAGAGGGTTGGCCTTGGGcagaaaaattttgacatgacCATTGTGTTCAAGGACTTCAAGAAAGATGTACTAAGGATTGATTCCATCCCTTCAACCTCACTTGATGGCATCAAGGAATGGCTTGATACAACAGACATCAAGTATTACGAGAGCAGGCTGAATCTGAACTGGCGGCAGATTCTGAAGACAATCACTGATGATCCACAGAGCTTCATAGAGAATGGGGGCTGGGAATTTTTGAACTTGGAAGCTAGTGATTCAGATTCTGAGCAGTCAGAGGAATCAGATCAGGGTTATGAGCCATCTGATGTGGAGCCTGAATCTGAGTCGGAGGATGATGATTCCGATAGTGAGTCTCTGGTTGAGTCTGAGGATGAAGAGGAGGAAGAATCTGAGGAAGACTCCgaagaagagaaaggaaagacaTGGGAGGAGCTGGAGAGGGAAGCAAGCAATGCAGACAGGGAGAAAGGGAACGAATCGGACAGTGAAGAGGAGAGgaggagaagaaaaatgaaggcTTTTGGGAAATCTCGAGCTCCTCCGAGTAGTTCTATTCCCAAACGTTCCAAGCTACGGTAG